Proteins co-encoded in one Arachis hypogaea cultivar Tifrunner chromosome 13, arahy.Tifrunner.gnm2.J5K5, whole genome shotgun sequence genomic window:
- the LOC112737219 gene encoding uncharacterized protein isoform X3, giving the protein MLDSLNECLQISGMLLDESQVKSIVDEIKQVIAASSSRKRERAERTKAEDFDAEESELIKEENEQEEEVFDQVSCLNSFLKNLSYVDCWATVFILCLYRSILWSSFQNIYVSQVGEILETLIKTFKASFLPFFDELSSYLTPMERTRHLKRGELPFILNHNHSRGIIGAL; this is encoded by the exons ATGTTGGATTCATTGAATGAATGCTTACAG ATTTCTGGGATGCTTTTGGATGAAAGCCAGGTCAAGTCCATTGTTGACGAGATAAAACAAGTGATCGCAGCTAGTTCAAGTAGGAAAAGAGAGAGGGCAGAGAGGACCAAAGCTGAAGATTTTGATGCTGAAGAGAGTGAGCTGATTAAAGAGGAAAATGAACAAGAGGAAGAAGTTTTTGATCAAGTTAGTTGTTTAAATTCGTTTTTAAAAAATCTAAGTTATGTTGATTGCTGGGCTACTGTCTTTATATTATGTTTGTACAGATCAATTCTTTGGTCATCCTTTCAAAACATTTATGTGTCCCAGGTGGGAGAGATATTGGAAACTTTGATCAAAACCTTCAAAGCCTCCTTCTTACCTTTCTTCGATGAACTGTCATCATATTTGACACCTAT GGAACGGACAAGACACCTGAAGAGAGGAGAATTGCCATTTATATTAAATCATAATCATAGTCGAGGCATTATTGGTGCTTTGTAA
- the LOC112737219 gene encoding uncharacterized protein isoform X4, translating into MLDSLNECLQISGMLLDESQVKSIVDEIKQVIAASSSRKRERAERTKAEDFDAEESELIKEENEQEEEVFDQVSCLNSFLKNLSYVDCWATVFILCLYRSILWSSFQNIYVSQVGEILETLIKTFKASFLPFFDELSSYLTPMWGTDKTPEERRIAIYIKS; encoded by the exons ATGTTGGATTCATTGAATGAATGCTTACAG ATTTCTGGGATGCTTTTGGATGAAAGCCAGGTCAAGTCCATTGTTGACGAGATAAAACAAGTGATCGCAGCTAGTTCAAGTAGGAAAAGAGAGAGGGCAGAGAGGACCAAAGCTGAAGATTTTGATGCTGAAGAGAGTGAGCTGATTAAAGAGGAAAATGAACAAGAGGAAGAAGTTTTTGATCAAGTTAGTTGTTTAAATTCGTTTTTAAAAAATCTAAGTTATGTTGATTGCTGGGCTACTGTCTTTATATTATGTTTGTACAGATCAATTCTTTGGTCATCCTTTCAAAACATTTATGTGTCCCAGGTGGGAGAGATATTGGAAACTTTGATCAAAACCTTCAAAGCCTCCTTCTTACCTTTCTTCGATGAACTGTCATCATATTTGACACCTATGTGG GGAACGGACAAGACACCTGAAGAGAGGAGAATTGCCATTTATATTAAATCATAA
- the LOC112737219 gene encoding uncharacterized protein isoform X1: MLDSLNECLQISGMLLDESQVKSIVDEIKQVIAASSSRKRERAERTKAEDFDAEESELIKEENEQEEEVFDQVSCLNSFLKNLSYVDCWATVFILCLYRSILWSSFQNIYVSQVGEILETLIKTFKASFLPFFDELSSYLTPILRLLLHHQSAVDADQLEGSVTSLSNLDDSDSSKYLVRKKVQESLENLKEEAVVPKRSIRWQLGSSWIQHLQKQETSKEFFIWSCYLHNLV; this comes from the exons ATGTTGGATTCATTGAATGAATGCTTACAG ATTTCTGGGATGCTTTTGGATGAAAGCCAGGTCAAGTCCATTGTTGACGAGATAAAACAAGTGATCGCAGCTAGTTCAAGTAGGAAAAGAGAGAGGGCAGAGAGGACCAAAGCTGAAGATTTTGATGCTGAAGAGAGTGAGCTGATTAAAGAGGAAAATGAACAAGAGGAAGAAGTTTTTGATCAAGTTAGTTGTTTAAATTCGTTTTTAAAAAATCTAAGTTATGTTGATTGCTGGGCTACTGTCTTTATATTATGTTTGTACAGATCAATTCTTTGGTCATCCTTTCAAAACATTTATGTGTCCCAGGTGGGAGAGATATTGGAAACTTTGATCAAAACCTTCAAAGCCTCCTTCTTACCTTTCTTCGATGAACTGTCATCATATTTGACACCTAT TTTGAGGCTACTGCTTCATCACCAGTCTGCAGTTGATGCTGATCAATTGGAAGGGTCTGTGACATCTCtatcaaatttggatgattctGATTCTTCTAAATATCTAGTTCGGAAGAAGGTTCAAGAATCCTTGGAAAACTTAAAGGAGGAGGCAGTTGTTCCTAAAAGGTCCATTCGATGGCAACTTGGTTCCAGTTGGATACAGCATCTGCAGAAACAGGAAACATCAAAAGAATTTTTTATATGGTCTTGTTATTTGCATAACTTAGTATAG
- the LOC112737219 gene encoding uncharacterized protein isoform X2 has translation MLDSLNECLQISGMLLDESQVKSIVDEIKQVIAASSSRKRERAERTKAEDFDAEESELIKEENEQEEEVFDQVGEILETLIKTFKASFLPFFDELSSYLTPILRLLLHHQSAVDADQLEGSVTSLSNLDDSDSSKYLVRKKVQESLENLKEEAVVPKRSIRWQLGSSWIQHLQKQETSKEFFIWSCYLHNLV, from the exons ATGTTGGATTCATTGAATGAATGCTTACAG ATTTCTGGGATGCTTTTGGATGAAAGCCAGGTCAAGTCCATTGTTGACGAGATAAAACAAGTGATCGCAGCTAGTTCAAGTAGGAAAAGAGAGAGGGCAGAGAGGACCAAAGCTGAAGATTTTGATGCTGAAGAGAGTGAGCTGATTAAAGAGGAAAATGAACAAGAGGAAGAAGTTTTTGATCAA GTGGGAGAGATATTGGAAACTTTGATCAAAACCTTCAAAGCCTCCTTCTTACCTTTCTTCGATGAACTGTCATCATATTTGACACCTAT TTTGAGGCTACTGCTTCATCACCAGTCTGCAGTTGATGCTGATCAATTGGAAGGGTCTGTGACATCTCtatcaaatttggatgattctGATTCTTCTAAATATCTAGTTCGGAAGAAGGTTCAAGAATCCTTGGAAAACTTAAAGGAGGAGGCAGTTGTTCCTAAAAGGTCCATTCGATGGCAACTTGGTTCCAGTTGGATACAGCATCTGCAGAAACAGGAAACATCAAAAGAATTTTTTATATGGTCTTGTTATTTGCATAACTTAGTATAG
- the LOC112737219 gene encoding uncharacterized protein isoform X8 encodes MLDSLNECLQISGMLLDESQVKSIVDEIKQVIAASSSRKRERAERTKAEDFDAEESELIKEENEQEEEVFDQVGEILETLIKTFKASFLPFFDELSSYLTPMWFEATASSPVCS; translated from the exons ATGTTGGATTCATTGAATGAATGCTTACAG ATTTCTGGGATGCTTTTGGATGAAAGCCAGGTCAAGTCCATTGTTGACGAGATAAAACAAGTGATCGCAGCTAGTTCAAGTAGGAAAAGAGAGAGGGCAGAGAGGACCAAAGCTGAAGATTTTGATGCTGAAGAGAGTGAGCTGATTAAAGAGGAAAATGAACAAGAGGAAGAAGTTTTTGATCAA GTGGGAGAGATATTGGAAACTTTGATCAAAACCTTCAAAGCCTCCTTCTTACCTTTCTTCGATGAACTGTCATCATATTTGACACCTATGTGG TTTGAGGCTACTGCTTCATCACCAGTCTGCAGTTGA
- the LOC112737219 gene encoding uncharacterized protein isoform X7 — translation MLDSLNECLQISGMLLDESQVKSIVDEIKQVIAASSSRKRERAERTKAEDFDAEESELIKEENEQEEEVFDQVGEILETLIKTFKASFLPFFDELSSYLTPMWGTDKTPEERRIAIYIKS, via the exons ATGTTGGATTCATTGAATGAATGCTTACAG ATTTCTGGGATGCTTTTGGATGAAAGCCAGGTCAAGTCCATTGTTGACGAGATAAAACAAGTGATCGCAGCTAGTTCAAGTAGGAAAAGAGAGAGGGCAGAGAGGACCAAAGCTGAAGATTTTGATGCTGAAGAGAGTGAGCTGATTAAAGAGGAAAATGAACAAGAGGAAGAAGTTTTTGATCAA GTGGGAGAGATATTGGAAACTTTGATCAAAACCTTCAAAGCCTCCTTCTTACCTTTCTTCGATGAACTGTCATCATATTTGACACCTATGTGG GGAACGGACAAGACACCTGAAGAGAGGAGAATTGCCATTTATATTAAATCATAA
- the LOC112737219 gene encoding uncharacterized protein isoform X5, which translates to MLDSLNECLQISGMLLDESQVKSIVDEIKQVIAASSSRKRERAERTKAEDFDAEESELIKEENEQEEEVFDQVSCLNSFLKNLSYVDCWATVFILCLYRSILWSSFQNIYVSQVGEILETLIKTFKASFLPFFDELSSYLTPMWFEATASSPVCS; encoded by the exons ATGTTGGATTCATTGAATGAATGCTTACAG ATTTCTGGGATGCTTTTGGATGAAAGCCAGGTCAAGTCCATTGTTGACGAGATAAAACAAGTGATCGCAGCTAGTTCAAGTAGGAAAAGAGAGAGGGCAGAGAGGACCAAAGCTGAAGATTTTGATGCTGAAGAGAGTGAGCTGATTAAAGAGGAAAATGAACAAGAGGAAGAAGTTTTTGATCAAGTTAGTTGTTTAAATTCGTTTTTAAAAAATCTAAGTTATGTTGATTGCTGGGCTACTGTCTTTATATTATGTTTGTACAGATCAATTCTTTGGTCATCCTTTCAAAACATTTATGTGTCCCAGGTGGGAGAGATATTGGAAACTTTGATCAAAACCTTCAAAGCCTCCTTCTTACCTTTCTTCGATGAACTGTCATCATATTTGACACCTATGTGG TTTGAGGCTACTGCTTCATCACCAGTCTGCAGTTGA
- the LOC112737219 gene encoding uncharacterized protein isoform X6 → MLDSLNECLQISGMLLDESQVKSIVDEIKQVIAASSSRKRERAERTKAEDFDAEESELIKEENEQEEEVFDQVGEILETLIKTFKASFLPFFDELSSYLTPMERTRHLKRGELPFILNHNHSRGIIGAL, encoded by the exons ATGTTGGATTCATTGAATGAATGCTTACAG ATTTCTGGGATGCTTTTGGATGAAAGCCAGGTCAAGTCCATTGTTGACGAGATAAAACAAGTGATCGCAGCTAGTTCAAGTAGGAAAAGAGAGAGGGCAGAGAGGACCAAAGCTGAAGATTTTGATGCTGAAGAGAGTGAGCTGATTAAAGAGGAAAATGAACAAGAGGAAGAAGTTTTTGATCAA GTGGGAGAGATATTGGAAACTTTGATCAAAACCTTCAAAGCCTCCTTCTTACCTTTCTTCGATGAACTGTCATCATATTTGACACCTAT GGAACGGACAAGACACCTGAAGAGAGGAGAATTGCCATTTATATTAAATCATAATCATAGTCGAGGCATTATTGGTGCTTTGTAA
- the LOC112737218 gene encoding chalcone synthase — translation MVSVSEIRKAQRAEGPATIMAIGTATPANCVDQSTYPDYYFRVTNSDHMTELKEKFQRMCDKSMIKKRYMYLTEEILKENPNMCAYMAPSIDARQDMVVVEVPKLGKEAATKAIKEWGQPKSKITHLIFCTTSGVDMPGADYQLTKLLGLRPYVKRYMMYQQGCFAGGTVLRLAKDLAENNKGARVLVVCSEITAVTFRGPSDTHLDSLVGQALFGDGAAALIVGSDPLPEIEKPIFELIWTAQTIAPDSEGAIDGHLREVGLTFHLLKDVPGIVSKNIDKALAEAFNPLEIHDYNSIFWIAHPGGPAILDQVEAKVQLKPEKMRATRHVLSEYGNMSSACVLFILDEMRKNSAQEGFKTTGEGLEWGVLFGFGPGLTIETVVLRSVPI, via the exons ATGGTGAGTGTAAGTGAGATCCGTAAGGCTCAAAGGGCTGAAGGACCTGCCACTATTATGGCCATTGGCACTGCTACCCCTGCAAATTGTGTTGATCAGAGTACTTACCCTGATTACTACTTTAGAGTCACAAATAGTGACCATATGACTGAACTCAAAGAAAAATTTCAACGCATGT GTGACAAGTCAATGATCAAGAAAAGGTACATGTATTTGACTGAGGAGATACTAAAAGAAAATCCAAACATGTGTGCATACATGGCACCATCAATTGATGCAAGGCAAGACATGGTGGTGGTAGAGGTACCAAAGCTAGGGAAAGAGGCAGCAACAAAGGCCATAAAAGAGTGGGGGCAACCAAAATCGAAGATCACACACTTGATATTTTGCACCACCAGTGGTGTTGACATGCCCGGTGCCGATTACCAACTCACCAAACTCTTGGGCCTTCGCCCTTATGTCAAGCGTTACATGATGTACCAACAAGGCTGCTTTGCAG GTGGTACGGTGCTTCGTTTGGCAAAAGATTTGGCTGAGAACAACAAAGGTGCACGTGTGTTAGTTGTTTGTTCTGAAATAACCGCCGTAACATTCCGTGGTCCAAGTGACACACACCTGGACAGCCTTGTTGGTCAAGCACTCTTCGGAGACGGCGCAGCCGCCCTCATCGTTGGTTCGGATCCACTCCCGGAAATCGAGAAGCCTATATTTGAGCTCATTTGGACGGCTCAAACCATTGCCCCCGACAGCGAAGGCGCCATCGACGGCCACCTTCGCGAAGTGGGTCTAACTTTTCACCTTCTTAAGGACGTGCCTGGAATTGTGTCAAAGAACATTGACAAGGCATTGGCTGAGGCCTTCAACCCTTTGGAAATCCATGATTATAACTCGATATTTTGGATTGCACATCCGGGTGGACCGGCAATTTTGGACCAGGTTGAAGCTAAGGTGCAATTGAAACCTGAGAAGATGAGAGCCACTAGACATGTTCTTAGTGAATATGGTAACATGTCAAGTGCATGTGTTTTGTTCATCTTGGATGAGATGAGAAAGAATTCAGCTCAAGAAGGATTTAAAACCACTGGTGAAGGACTCGAATGGGGTGTTTTGTTTGGATTTGGTCCTGGTCTCACTATTGAAACGGTTGTTCTTCGCAGCGTGCCTATTTAA